Below is a window of Arthrobacter sp. SLBN-112 DNA.
GCGGGCCCTGCTCCCGTGAGTTCCAGGGGCACGCCGTGGACCAGAAGCCAGGACTGGCCGGCCAGTCGGGCCAAAACCTCGAACTGCCCGTTTTGGAAACCCGCCGTGGCCCAGACGGCGACAATGGGCGCTATCACCACCAGCGCGGAAATGATGGCCGCCTGCGCCGTTTCAAGGGCGCCCTGCAGCCACAAAGGCATCGGAAGGCCACGGTTTCCGGTCTGATCAGCACGCAGTTTCATCGTGTTCCATGGTGTCACGCCGGGTGCATCCTGCCCGCGAACGACAGGCTCCGCGAAGGGACTGGGTGAACAATCAAATGCCCCGCCGCCCGGCGCTTTTTCCGGGGCCCGGCCGTAAAATTGGTATCTGAAACCAACGCCCCCGTCCGACGACCGGACGCAGTGCGATTTCCGCTGGCCGCCGGGCCTGACCCGCGCCAGCCAAGGACCCGGATCCGCAAACCGGGAAACAGGAGCCGCGAATGAGAGATGAACCGTAAGTTCTGAAGATATTCGTCCTACTGGCTGGTGCACCCACGACATACAGTCTGGTTGCACCAGCGCTTAACGGTGCGGCGCCGGGAACCCCCAAGGCTCCCGGCGCCGTTCACCGTTTCAGGGCCGCTGATGAGTCAAGCTGCCCGAATACCGGTTGAACCGCCCCACGGGTCAGCGGCGGCCGTCGGCGTCCGTTTCGATGTTCTCCTTGCGGACTTCCTCATCCACCGTGACATCGTCGCGGACAACGTCCTTGTCCAGCCGGACCCGCTCAACCGGAACGGCTTCCTTCTCCACCACCGGACGTTCCTCGTGCAGGACCACCTCGTGCTCCTCTTCGCTGATCGAGGGACCATCCAGGGCCGCACCGCGGTTGGCGTCCGTAATGGGTTCGCGCTCAACGCGGACTTCCTCGCGTTCCACAGGAACGGTCTTGGTGACGTTCTCGGTGGTGACGTACTTCCGAAGCCGGACGCGTCCGGTTGCTTCGCGCTCCTTGCCGATGTTGAGCCGTTCCTCGGACCGGGTCATGGCGTCGTCGGTGGTAGGGCCGGAGGTATCGTGGCCCACCGCGTCTCGGGTTCCGTTGTCGTCGTAGGTGTCCCGGCCTGCGCCGATCCCGGCCGTGGGGGTGCCGGCGTTCAGGTCGGCATCGCCCTGCAGGTCGATGTCACCGGCGTCGGATTCCGTGCCGGTGCGGGCTTCCGTGTAGGTCCGTGCACCGCGGTCGTAGTGGGTGTACAGCCGGTCCTCTTCCTCAGGGGTGAGGTGGCCGTCGGCCTCTACCCGGGGAGCGTCCTTCACGTGCTCCTTGGTGAACGGAACCACCAGGTCCTCGCCCTCGGTGCGCGCGCCTTCGACCGGCACGAAGGTCTCGGAGGTGCCGAAGAGGCCGGTCTTGACCGTAACCCATGTGGGCTCACCCGTGTCGTCGTCTGCGTACAACTGGCCAATTGAACCAATTTTCGCACCGTCGGTGCCCACGACGTTGCCGCCCTTGGCGAGCAGGCTTTCAAGGTTTTCCCTGTTGAGCATTACGTCTCCTTGGTTTGTCTTTTGTGCTGGGACTGCGGGCCTGAAGCCCGGGCACCGGGTTTCGTCCCGGCACCCGGCCCCGCCCCGGCTGCTTGAGGCTGGCGTTGCTCCCCCTATAACGTAAGCATGCTTAGCATCGAATGCCAAGGCTACTTAGTATTTTTCTGTTCCAGGGGCAGCTGTTCACCCAACCTTTCCCTGCGGGTCACGCCCCCTCCCCCGCCATTTCAGGGCCGGCATCCACGGTTGAAGGGTGAGGATCGCAATCGTTGCCGAATCATTTTTGCCGCTGATGAATGGCGTCACCCATTCAATCCTGCGGGTCCTGGACCACCTTCAGGACCGGGGCGATGACGTCCTGGTCATTGCGCCGTCCGCCCATGACGGGCAAGCGCCGGGCCAGGTCAAAGGCGCGGAGGTCCACCGGCTTCCCGCGGTTCCCCTGGCGGGTTATACGAATGTGCGGGTGGCACTGGGGGGTGTGTACCGGGTCAAGCGAATCCTTGCCGAGTACGCCCCTGACGTGGTGCACCTTGCCTCGCCGTTCGTGCTGGGCTGGCGGGCGGCCCAGGCGGCCCATCAGCTTGGCATCCCGTCGGTGGCCGTCTACCAGACCGAGGTTCCCAGTTACGCCGCCCGGTACGGGGTGCCGTTCCTGGAGAACTGGGCCTGGAACCGCGTGGAGAACATCCACCTGCTGGCCACGCGCACCCTGGTGCCGTCGACGTTCGCGCTGAACCAGTTGCGCGGGCGAGGCATTCCCCGGGTGCGGATGTGGCGGCGCGGCGTGGATACCGCGCGGTTCTCGCCGGAAAAGCGCGACGACGGGTGGCGGGCCTCGGTTTCGCCCGGCGGCGAGCGGATCATCGGCTACGTTGGCAGGCTCGCGGTGGAAAAACAGGTGGAAGACCTCGCCGCGCTGACGGGGATCCCCAACACAAAGTTGGTGGTCGTAGGCGACGGGCCGCAGCGGGCCGCCCTGGAGGCTGCACTCCCCGGTGCGGCATTCACGGGATTCCTGGGCGGCGACGAGCTGGCACGCGCAGTGGCGTCGTTCGACTTGTTCGTCCATCCGGGCGAGTTCGAAACCTTTTGCCAGACCATCCAGGAGGCCATGGCATCGGGTGTGCCGGTGGTGGCCACGGGCCGGGGTGGCCCCTTGGACCTGGTGGAGAATTCGCGGACCGGGTGGCTGTACGAACCGGGTGACCTGTCCGCCCTGCGTGCCCGCGTGCAGGACCTGATAGGCGACGACGCCAAGCGCCGCGCGTTCGCCGCCGCGGCACACGCCTCGGTGCAGGACAGAACCTGGCCGGCCCTCTGCACCGAGCTGGTGCAGCACTACACCGACGTCATCGCGGACGTGCCGGTGTCAACGGAGCCGGTCAACAGCAAAGGAGCGAAACTGTGAAAATCTCCGTGATCGGTTGCGGTTACCTCGGAGCCGTCCATGCGGCAACGCTGGCGTCCATGGGCCACACCGTGGTGGGCATCGACGTCGATCCCGGCAAGGTGGCGCAGCTGGCCCGTGGCGTGGCGCCGTTCCACGAGCCCGGACTGGATGAGCTCCTCCGGGACGGCCACGCCACCGGCCGGCTGCGCTTCTCCACCCACCCCGCCGAGGCCGGGGCTGCGCAGGTGCACTTCCTGTGCGTGGGGACCCCGCAGGACAAGGCGTCCGACGCCGCCGACCTCACCTTCCTGGTCTCCGCGACGGAAGCGTTGCTGCCGCACCTGGCCGCGGGCGCCGTCGTCGTTGGCAAATCCACGGTGCCCGTGGGCACCGTGGACATGCTCCGGGGTGTGCTGGCTCCGCGGCCTGACGTGCTGCTCGGCTGGAACCCCGAGTTCCTGCGGCAGGGCACGGCCGTCAAGGACTCACTGGTGCCGGACCGGCTGGTGTACGGCGTAGACGGCGG
It encodes the following:
- a CDS encoding PRC and DUF2382 domain-containing protein, with product MLNRENLESLLAKGGNVVGTDGAKIGSIGQLYADDDTGEPTWVTVKTGLFGTSETFVPVEGARTEGEDLVVPFTKEHVKDAPRVEADGHLTPEEEDRLYTHYDRGARTYTEARTGTESDAGDIDLQGDADLNAGTPTAGIGAGRDTYDDNGTRDAVGHDTSGPTTDDAMTRSEERLNIGKEREATGRVRLRKYVTTENVTKTVPVEREEVRVEREPITDANRGAALDGPSISEEEHEVVLHEERPVVEKEAVPVERVRLDKDVVRDDVTVDEEVRKENIETDADGRR
- a CDS encoding glycosyltransferase family 1 protein, with protein sequence MRIAIVAESFLPLMNGVTHSILRVLDHLQDRGDDVLVIAPSAHDGQAPGQVKGAEVHRLPAVPLAGYTNVRVALGGVYRVKRILAEYAPDVVHLASPFVLGWRAAQAAHQLGIPSVAVYQTEVPSYAARYGVPFLENWAWNRVENIHLLATRTLVPSTFALNQLRGRGIPRVRMWRRGVDTARFSPEKRDDGWRASVSPGGERIIGYVGRLAVEKQVEDLAALTGIPNTKLVVVGDGPQRAALEAALPGAAFTGFLGGDELARAVASFDLFVHPGEFETFCQTIQEAMASGVPVVATGRGGPLDLVENSRTGWLYEPGDLSALRARVQDLIGDDAKRRAFAAAAHASVQDRTWPALCTELVQHYTDVIADVPVSTEPVNSKGAKL